A genomic segment from Candidatus Brocadia sinica JPN1 encodes:
- a CDS encoding 3'-5' exoribonuclease YhaM family protein — MSRKYISSLKTGEVVEDVFLVLKKEVKETREKKPYLNLQLADKSGSIEARKWDAAPQLCDSFNKDAFIKIKGVVETFNNTLQIRINEIFPIAEAQVQMAEFIPSTEKDISVMMNELKQIIKTVQDPYLSKLLYAFFADESFCKMFSTAPAATQYHHAFLGGLLEHILSVAKLAISFSNQYPTIKRDLLLTGVILHDIGKTRELSYERSFQYTDEGQLTGHLISGVLMVYEKVQKIDGFPPELLNVLFHLILSHHGEYEWGSPVKPGTPEAIALHHLDNLDAKVHAATKAITEHKDTTSSWTEYVKMFERRLYKK, encoded by the coding sequence ATGTCCAGAAAATATATATCCAGCTTAAAAACCGGTGAGGTTGTGGAAGACGTATTTCTTGTCTTGAAAAAAGAAGTCAAGGAAACAAGGGAAAAAAAGCCGTATCTCAACCTGCAACTGGCCGACAAATCCGGCTCTATTGAAGCACGGAAATGGGATGCGGCACCCCAACTTTGCGACAGCTTCAATAAAGATGCGTTCATAAAGATAAAAGGTGTCGTCGAGACCTTCAACAACACCCTGCAAATCCGCATTAACGAAATTTTCCCTATCGCAGAAGCACAAGTGCAGATGGCAGAATTCATACCGAGCACGGAAAAAGATATTTCTGTGATGATGAATGAACTCAAACAGATTATCAAAACGGTTCAAGACCCCTATCTTTCAAAACTCCTGTATGCATTTTTTGCAGATGAATCCTTTTGTAAGATGTTTTCCACCGCACCGGCTGCTACACAATACCACCATGCCTTTTTAGGGGGATTATTGGAGCATATCCTTTCCGTTGCCAAGTTGGCAATCAGCTTTTCAAATCAGTATCCAACAATAAAAAGAGATTTGTTACTTACGGGTGTCATCTTACATGATATCGGAAAAACACGGGAATTGTCCTATGAACGTAGTTTCCAATATACCGATGAGGGACAACTTACCGGGCACCTCATCTCGGGTGTCCTTATGGTCTATGAAAAGGTCCAAAAAATAGATGGGTTTCCCCCGGAACTGCTCAATGTCCTTTTCCACCTCATATTAAGCCATCACGGGGAATATGAATGGGGTTCTCCGGTAAAGCCAGGCACACCCGAGGCTATTGCCCTGCACCACCTGGACAATCTGGATGCAAAGGTGCATGCTGCAACAAAGGCAATAACCGAGCATAAAGACACAACCAGCTCGTGGACTGAATACGTTAAGATGTTTGAACGGAGGCTGTATAAAAAATAG
- a CDS encoding nucleotide sugar dehydrogenase, with translation MGDLLEKIKTKKAKIGVIGLGYVGLPLALEFVRSGYCVTGIDKNKERVESLNKGASYVIDVKSEDIAQFIEKGLLCVTDDVSVLSTLDAMSICVPTPLTKTKDPDMSYIINVGQEVKNYMHKEQLFILESTTYPGTTEELVLPMLEEGGLKVGKDFYLAFSPERIDPGNKRYSVKNIPKVIGGVTQQCTELASCLYGHIIETIIPVSSPKVAEMVKLLENTFRNVNIALVNEIAIMSERLSIDVWEVIDAAKTKPFGFMSFYPGPGLGGHCIPIDPLYLSWVAKKNGFELRFIALADQINSSMPEFVVEKITDALNDVEKSVKGSNIHILGVAYKKDVDDLRESPALEIMNILRSKGARITYTDPYIPEINYQKLSIKSKPLSKEVLSKVDCSVIVTDHSNFDYNLIVSNSKLIVDTRNALKGINKKHIVRL, from the coding sequence ATGGGTGATTTACTAGAAAAAATTAAAACAAAGAAGGCGAAAATAGGTGTCATTGGACTCGGTTACGTAGGACTCCCCCTTGCGCTTGAATTTGTGCGAAGCGGATATTGCGTAACAGGGATCGATAAAAACAAAGAGCGTGTCGAGTCCCTTAACAAAGGCGCTTCATATGTAATCGATGTAAAAAGTGAAGATATCGCACAATTTATCGAAAAAGGTCTTTTGTGTGTAACTGACGATGTCAGTGTCTTATCAACCCTTGATGCTATGAGTATCTGTGTTCCGACACCGCTGACAAAGACAAAAGACCCCGACATGTCGTATATCATCAATGTGGGCCAGGAAGTGAAGAATTACATGCATAAGGAACAGCTCTTCATCTTGGAAAGCACCACATATCCGGGTACGACGGAGGAACTGGTATTACCGATGTTAGAGGAAGGGGGTCTAAAGGTCGGTAAAGACTTCTATCTTGCCTTTTCTCCGGAGCGTATCGATCCCGGTAACAAGCGGTATTCAGTAAAAAACATTCCCAAGGTAATCGGGGGTGTAACCCAGCAATGTACGGAATTGGCGAGTTGTTTATATGGCCATATTATTGAGACGATCATACCCGTTTCGTCTCCGAAGGTGGCAGAGATGGTAAAACTCCTTGAAAATACCTTCCGGAATGTCAATATTGCATTAGTCAACGAAATTGCCATCATGTCGGAAAGACTGAGTATCGATGTATGGGAAGTTATCGACGCTGCAAAGACAAAACCCTTTGGTTTTATGTCATTTTACCCGGGTCCCGGTCTGGGGGGACATTGTATCCCCATCGATCCACTCTATCTTTCCTGGGTTGCTAAAAAGAACGGTTTTGAATTGCGATTCATTGCACTTGCAGACCAGATAAACAGCTCTATGCCTGAATTTGTTGTGGAAAAGATTACGGATGCATTAAACGATGTAGAAAAAAGCGTAAAGGGCTCCAATATCCATATCCTGGGTGTTGCGTATAAGAAGGACGTGGATGATCTTCGGGAATCACCTGCCCTTGAAATTATGAATATCTTACGGTCAAAGGGCGCCAGGATAACATATACCGACCCTTATATTCCCGAGATTAATTACCAGAAACTCAGTATCAAGTCAAAACCCCTTTCTAAAGAGGTCTTGTCTAAGGTCGATTGTTCTGTGATCGTGACAGACCACAGCAACTTTGATTATAACCTGATTGTGTCCAACTCTAAACTGATTGTCGATACCCGCAATGCCTTAAAAGGTATTAACAAGAAACATATCGTGCGACTCTAA
- the glyS gene encoding glycine--tRNA ligase subunit beta, producing MTDLLFEIGTEEIPASYITPALNQMEALFTEYAKKHRLEMQSLYCTGTPRRLTMFVKGLPQKQESVTEEIQGPAASIAFDKAGNPTKAGLGFARSQGVDIHNLQTKKTAKGEYCFAIKKVEGQETLHILPEILTEILKNISFPKSMKWKGNNLFFARPIRSLLALFGDKVVPMEINGIKADRFVSGHPFLSGKRIEVSQADWDLYKRLLKLEKVVVDMTERREALRTKITQLMVPYGTTIDDEELLDEVTNLVEYPNAIECNFDKEFLDIPANVIETAMKEHQRYFPIKKKDGKLFNKFIAALNRDENNADTAVQGNERVLRARLSDARFFWKEDRKVPLGKRVEDLKNLAFLEKLGNYRDRTDRIIKLSEYISHRLIAFNQLPIEADALVKRAALLCKADLLTQMVGEFPSLQGIMGREYAEWDGEEPSVALAIAEHYMPRFATDNIPKSKVGAIVGLADKFDTISSCFTLELTPTGSQDPYSLRRHAYGIIRIIEEHGFALEFREVLSKSLSLLPMFPQRESHYYPEILNKLIPDIKEFFRDRLFHINVERGHRYDLVNAVLNADVGFDDIYDFFQRLKALSNVSKEEWWPDLVTVVERTFNIGKKANSSGSVNERLFTEAEEHKLLEIFKGNETAIRKQVDEKKYEEASHTYYEVFAKPVHIFFDRVFVNVEDEAVRNNRLLLIKSINELYSGKIADLSQMDMSGEKS from the coding sequence ATGACTGACCTGCTTTTTGAAATCGGCACGGAAGAGATTCCCGCCAGCTACATTACTCCTGCACTTAACCAGATGGAAGCATTGTTTACAGAATATGCAAAAAAACACCGTTTAGAGATGCAGTCTCTTTATTGTACAGGTACGCCCAGGAGATTGACCATGTTTGTAAAGGGTCTGCCACAAAAGCAGGAAAGTGTCACGGAAGAAATCCAGGGACCTGCCGCATCAATTGCCTTTGATAAGGCTGGAAATCCCACAAAGGCAGGTCTGGGTTTTGCCAGGTCTCAGGGTGTGGATATACATAACCTCCAAACAAAAAAGACTGCTAAAGGGGAATATTGTTTTGCGATCAAAAAGGTAGAGGGGCAAGAGACTTTACATATTTTGCCCGAGATTCTTACTGAGATTCTCAAAAACATCTCATTTCCAAAGTCGATGAAATGGAAGGGGAATAATTTGTTCTTTGCCCGTCCCATACGTTCCCTCCTTGCACTCTTTGGGGATAAGGTTGTTCCTATGGAAATCAATGGGATTAAGGCAGACAGATTTGTCTCCGGGCATCCTTTCTTATCCGGCAAAAGAATTGAAGTTTCTCAGGCAGATTGGGACTTATATAAGCGGTTACTAAAGCTGGAGAAGGTTGTAGTCGATATGACTGAGCGGCGTGAGGCGCTGAGGACGAAGATAACTCAACTCATGGTACCCTATGGCACAACCATTGACGATGAAGAGTTGCTGGATGAAGTAACCAACCTGGTGGAATACCCCAATGCCATTGAATGCAATTTTGATAAAGAATTCCTGGATATCCCTGCCAATGTCATAGAAACGGCTATGAAGGAACACCAGAGATATTTCCCCATAAAGAAAAAAGATGGTAAGCTTTTCAATAAATTTATAGCGGCGCTTAACCGCGACGAAAATAATGCCGATACTGCCGTTCAGGGTAATGAACGTGTATTGAGGGCGCGACTCTCTGACGCCCGGTTTTTCTGGAAAGAGGACAGAAAAGTTCCCTTGGGAAAACGGGTGGAAGATTTAAAGAACCTTGCCTTCCTTGAAAAGTTGGGGAATTATCGTGACAGAACAGACAGGATTATTAAACTCTCCGAGTATATATCACACCGATTAATTGCTTTTAATCAGTTACCGATAGAAGCTGATGCGTTAGTGAAACGTGCTGCGCTCTTATGTAAGGCAGACCTCCTCACTCAGATGGTAGGTGAATTCCCGTCGTTACAGGGAATTATGGGAAGGGAGTATGCCGAATGGGACGGCGAAGAACCATCCGTTGCCTTAGCGATTGCCGAGCATTATATGCCCCGCTTTGCTACTGATAATATCCCCAAATCAAAGGTTGGGGCTATTGTGGGTTTGGCCGACAAGTTTGATACGATATCCAGTTGTTTTACCCTGGAATTAACCCCGACCGGTTCACAGGACCCTTATTCCTTACGACGACATGCCTATGGTATTATCCGTATTATAGAAGAGCATGGATTTGCCCTGGAATTCAGGGAAGTGCTTTCCAAGTCATTAAGCTTGCTTCCCATGTTTCCACAAAGAGAATCTCACTATTATCCGGAAATACTCAATAAGTTAATACCGGATATAAAAGAGTTTTTCAGAGACCGATTATTCCACATAAACGTTGAAAGGGGACATCGCTACGACCTGGTAAATGCCGTCTTGAATGCCGATGTTGGATTTGACGACATCTACGATTTTTTCCAAAGGTTAAAGGCCTTATCGAATGTCTCAAAAGAGGAGTGGTGGCCGGATCTGGTTACCGTTGTCGAAAGGACATTTAACATCGGTAAAAAGGCAAATAGCAGTGGATCAGTAAATGAACGCCTGTTTACTGAAGCCGAAGAACACAAATTGTTGGAGATTTTTAAAGGGAATGAGACGGCCATCCGGAAACAGGTAGATGAAAAAAAATACGAAGAAGCCTCCCATACGTACTATGAGGTCTTTGCCAAACCCGTCCATATCTTCTTTGACCGGGTATTCGTAAACGTTGAAGATGAAGCCGTTCGGAACAACCGGTTGTTGCTTATCAAGTCGATCAACGAATTATACTCCGGAAAGATAGCTGACCTTTCTCAAATGGACATGTCCGGAGAAAAATCTTAG
- a CDS encoding ISL3 family transposase: MRLDTITELLRIPGFKVTHMISSTESSIEFLLEQEEERASVCSGCGKVHNTAVHSVGRITVEDLPMSGRRVYLHVPKRKSMCLEDGSIRVEEHEWIRGRFTKRFVEQVYRLTSITTNKEAGWFLGIDDETVYRIDKEMLEELSLERIEKVKAPRHMSVDEVAWQKWHKYVTNVVDVEKRKVIWNHDGRGKTTLDKFYRKIGKEGCKRIKAVASDGAKGFLTSTKEHLKNALIVLDHFHVKKYLNEAVDAVRKEELRKARQQNQEDLSRILHCNKRFILMQNKVTNKQKDILDKLSTLNEKVYKAMLLKEQFLSLYVASNRRVAYANLRAWIGTAIRSGIASFVELGYKFFRKRHYVLNYFVCKITSAISEGINNKIKRFKRMAYGYRDVKYFLLKIHQHCGLLDPKLST, translated from the coding sequence ATGCGGTTAGATACTATCACAGAATTATTACGAATTCCAGGATTTAAAGTAACGCATATGATATCCAGCACGGAAAGCAGTATAGAGTTTTTATTGGAGCAAGAGGAAGAAAGAGCGAGTGTATGTTCAGGTTGCGGTAAAGTGCACAATACGGCAGTGCATAGTGTGGGAAGAATAACAGTAGAAGACCTACCGATGAGTGGTAGGAGGGTATATTTGCACGTACCGAAGAGGAAATCGATGTGCCTTGAAGATGGGAGTATTCGGGTAGAGGAGCACGAGTGGATAAGGGGGAGATTTACGAAGCGTTTTGTGGAACAGGTGTATCGACTGACCTCAATAACGACAAATAAGGAAGCAGGATGGTTTCTTGGAATAGACGATGAGACGGTGTACCGGATAGATAAGGAGATGTTAGAGGAGTTATCACTGGAGAGAATTGAGAAAGTGAAGGCGCCGCGTCATATGAGTGTGGATGAGGTTGCATGGCAGAAGTGGCACAAGTATGTTACCAATGTTGTTGATGTGGAAAAGCGCAAGGTGATTTGGAATCACGATGGGCGGGGCAAGACAACGCTGGATAAATTTTATCGTAAGATAGGCAAGGAAGGTTGTAAGAGGATAAAGGCAGTGGCAAGTGATGGAGCAAAGGGTTTTCTTACGTCTACGAAAGAGCATTTGAAGAATGCCTTGATAGTATTGGATCATTTTCATGTAAAGAAGTATCTCAATGAGGCAGTAGATGCGGTAAGGAAGGAAGAACTCAGAAAAGCCAGGCAACAAAACCAGGAAGACTTGAGTCGAATTCTTCATTGCAACAAGAGGTTTATATTGATGCAAAATAAGGTTACAAATAAGCAGAAGGATATTTTAGATAAACTCTCAACGCTCAATGAGAAGGTATATAAGGCAATGCTTTTAAAGGAGCAGTTTCTTTCTCTTTATGTAGCAAGTAATCGAAGGGTAGCATATGCAAATCTGAGGGCGTGGATAGGGACAGCAATAAGGTCTGGGATAGCATCATTTGTAGAGCTAGGATACAAATTTTTCCGGAAGAGGCATTATGTTCTGAACTATTTTGTTTGCAAAATAACGTCCGCTATATCAGAAGGAATCAATAACAAAATAAAGAGGTTCAAGCGCATGGCATACGGTTATCGAGACGTCAAATACTTCTTACTCAAGATTCATCAACATTGCGGACTTCTTGACCCTAAGCTTTCAACTTAA
- a CDS encoding DNA-methyltransferase — protein sequence MKPAYSTVYGNAYCADSLALMRDMPPNSIDLVITSPPYALHFKKEYGNADQANYINWFSPFAEEIRRVLKPTGSFVLNIGGTWTPGNPTRSLYHFRLLLHLCDEIDFSLCQEFFWYNPAKMPAPAEWVNVRRIRVKDSVEYIYWLGKTPNPKANNRRVLQAYSKDMLRLIDRGVKATTRPSGHNIKESFAQDKGGSIPGNLIACGNNESNSNYLALLKEHGRRIHPARFPAELPRFFINFLTDPDDLVLDPFAGSNTTGFVAESMKRRWISVDVCPEYVEDSRLRFAVTEVSPQAAYGKPAAKPVQAQLPLFLKIKAV from the coding sequence ATGAAACCCGCTTACTCCACGGTTTACGGCAACGCCTACTGCGCAGATTCGCTGGCGCTGATGCGGGATATGCCGCCGAACTCCATCGACTTGGTGATCACTTCTCCACCCTATGCGCTACATTTCAAGAAGGAATACGGCAACGCTGACCAAGCGAACTACATCAACTGGTTCTCTCCCTTCGCTGAAGAGATCAGACGGGTACTCAAACCAACGGGCAGTTTCGTTCTGAACATCGGGGGAACGTGGACGCCCGGAAACCCCACTCGGTCTTTATACCACTTCCGACTTCTCCTCCATTTGTGTGACGAAATTGACTTCTCGCTCTGCCAGGAGTTCTTCTGGTACAACCCGGCGAAGATGCCGGCACCCGCCGAATGGGTGAACGTGCGTCGGATACGGGTGAAGGACAGTGTCGAGTACATCTATTGGCTGGGTAAGACGCCCAATCCTAAAGCCAACAACAGACGAGTGCTGCAAGCGTACAGCAAGGACATGCTGAGACTGATAGACCGAGGGGTGAAAGCCACTACTCGGCCTTCCGGACACAACATCAAGGAGTCTTTCGCCCAAGACAAGGGCGGATCGATTCCCGGCAACCTGATCGCCTGCGGCAACAACGAGAGCAACAGCAACTACCTTGCCCTGCTGAAAGAACACGGACGGAGGATTCACCCGGCTAGGTTCCCTGCTGAGTTGCCTAGGTTCTTCATCAACTTCCTGACGGACCCGGACGACCTTGTACTCGATCCGTTCGCTGGGTCCAACACGACAGGATTCGTCGCCGAGTCCATGAAGCGTCGCTGGATTTCGGTCGATGTGTGCCCCGAGTACGTCGAGGATTCGCGGCTGCGATTTGCGGTCACAGAAGTCTCCCCGCAAGCCGCGTACGGCAAACCGGCCGCGAAGCCGGTTCAGGCACAGTTGCCCTTGTTTCTGAAGATCAAGGCGGTCTAA